One region of Ignavibacteriota bacterium genomic DNA includes:
- a CDS encoding T9SS type A sorting domain-containing protein: MRSRHDRDRHSFTHLLVFISVVILSSVALDDMVSGANRKGSSSEEPSHIGSILIGTADDSLEFICDQIYQYRSLGTLYDSIAARCTYGELCIPGYYGQDSLFIGWTTEYESPGIEAAAGYLNSVIVSKPFLLTDSASLSMVRVIATVSDYETSTYSLPDTTAWMLELWRKSDNTKLATIDSVGICRADNYPIGTFPKFFGFMDTMSVEMVSVFLGSYAAAGNPDSVYLRLKMKNWHTANDSSCAVFDEFNCNTKWSAFMGLAKSGAGRVSGHSPSHMITAFPNPTRSPKGMLRFALPSDEYITLSMYSIAGKWISTFFTGARSAGVNSIPFDLSAIGPGTYIIQIAARDGNIIASQKVIYIK, encoded by the coding sequence ATGCGCAGCAGACATGATCGTGATCGACACAGCTTCACGCACCTTCTCGTTTTTATCAGCGTCGTTATCCTGTCGTCGGTTGCACTCGATGACATGGTGTCCGGAGCGAACCGGAAAGGCAGTTCGTCGGAAGAACCGTCGCACATCGGAAGCATCCTAATCGGCACCGCGGATGATTCCCTGGAATTTATCTGTGATCAAATCTATCAGTATCGCTCACTTGGGACCCTGTACGATTCCATTGCTGCTCGCTGTACATACGGGGAATTGTGTATTCCGGGATATTATGGTCAGGATAGTCTGTTCATCGGTTGGACCACCGAGTACGAATCGCCTGGAATTGAGGCGGCTGCCGGATACCTGAATTCGGTGATTGTTTCAAAACCGTTTCTCCTGACGGACTCCGCGAGTCTTTCAATGGTGCGTGTGATTGCGACGGTTTCGGACTATGAGACGAGTACGTACAGCCTTCCAGACACGACTGCATGGATGTTGGAATTGTGGCGAAAATCGGATAATACAAAGCTCGCTACTATAGACAGTGTCGGAATCTGCAGGGCGGACAATTATCCGATTGGAACATTCCCCAAGTTTTTTGGTTTCATGGATACGATGTCTGTAGAAATGGTCTCCGTTTTTCTCGGATCATATGCAGCGGCGGGAAATCCGGATTCGGTCTACCTGCGGTTGAAAATGAAAAACTGGCACACCGCCAACGACAGTTCCTGCGCGGTGTTCGACGAGTTCAACTGCAACACGAAATGGAGTGCGTTTATGGGGCTGGCGAAGAGCGGAGCCGGACGTGTGTCCGGTCATTCTCCCTCGCACATGATTACCGCGTTTCCAAACCCGACACGGTCCCCGAAAGGAATGCTTCGCTTCGCGCTGCCTTCTGACGAGTATATAACACTCTCAATGTATTCCATCGCCGGGAAATGGATCTCGACATTTTTTACCGGCGCGCGTTCGGCGGGTGTCAACAGCATTCCATTCGACCTCTCAGCGATCGGACCGGGAACTTACATAATACAGATCGCAGCAAGAGATGGAAATATCATCGCTTCACAAAAAGTAATCTATATAAAGTGA